The Lucilia cuprina isolate Lc7/37 chromosome 5, ASM2204524v1, whole genome shotgun sequence genome includes a window with the following:
- the LOC111688934 gene encoding uncharacterized protein LOC111688934, producing the protein MVLRRKFIIYLILLSHLSWVFAGYAVGKNLTNFFRHREKRGLIFNNGGAAKFVIGPIQPITLADPIVWRSLICSYNIHVGNYQIPSTPLYPWDKWENFYVRSNQARGHIKPDESREFLYLILENYMTSSHGNGRECLLRSICENAQVHHHMDLFGEILNVILTPGKGDVDAIYGHAYEVGRSGADCFQYFSKCPRGLCFLDQFLQEYS; encoded by the exons ATGGTTTTacgtagaaaatttattatttatttaatactgtTAAGCCACTTGTCGTGGGTGTTTGCTGGTTATGCTGTtggcaaaaatttaacaaatttctttagaCATCGTGAGAAACGCggtttgatttttaataatggTGGTGCAGCAAAG TTTGTTATAGGACCCATTCAACCCATTACTCTGGCTGATCCCATCGTTTGGAGAAGTTTAATTTGTTCCTACAATATTCATGTGGGTAATTATCAAATACCCTCTACTCCTCTCTATCCATGGGATAAATGGGAGAATTTCTATGTAAGATCAAATCAGGCACGTGGACACATAAAACCAGATGAATCACgagaatttctttatttaatattagaaaattacatGACCTCAAGTCATGGTAATGGTAGAGAATGTCTATTACGTTCGATTTGTGAAAATGCCCAAGTACATCATCATATGGATCTATTTGGCGAGATATTAAATGTGATATTAAC ACCCGGTAAAGGTGATGTGGATGCTATTTATGGACATGCTTATGAGGTGGGCAGAAGTGGTGCagattgttttcaatattttagcaAATGTCCGCGTGGTTTATGTTTCCTAGATCAGTTTCTGCAGGAGTATTcctaa